From one Henriciella marina DSM 19595 genomic stretch:
- a CDS encoding dihydrolipoyl dehydrogenase family protein yields the protein MKDAYDLIVIGGGTSGNGVARMAAKAGWNVASIDSLPYGGTCALRGCDPKKMLVAVTEGVDWADRMKGNGLKMQPSVDWPDMIAFKRTFTDAMPPRIEAGMEKAGIDVLHGEARFTGADSIELNGEILRTKHFHIATGARPITLNIPGEAYLTTSTEFLELTERPDRIAFVGGGFIAMEFAHISRRAGASEVTVLEMAERPLGTFDDDLVEILVEGTEELGIDLRTKAKVLAIEKQGEEFIVTVDGVGGAETVTCDLVVHGTGRVPNIDGLNLEAAGVEYTRRGIQVNASMRTSNLAVFAAGDCVDSGPNLTPVSAFEGRVAGKNLLAGKDERQVKYPPIPSVVFTLPMVASVGLSEAAARKEGLKFDTHFEKTHDWYSSMRVGAQRTAYKVLVEQDTGKILGAHLIGPGAEEQINLFAMAMRAGQTANQIKAMIFAYPSYASDIGAMV from the coding sequence ATGAAAGACGCATATGACCTTATCGTGATTGGCGGTGGAACCAGCGGCAATGGTGTCGCCCGGATGGCCGCAAAGGCGGGCTGGAATGTGGCGAGCATCGACAGCCTGCCTTATGGTGGTACCTGCGCCCTGCGCGGCTGTGATCCAAAGAAGATGCTGGTTGCGGTTACAGAAGGCGTCGATTGGGCAGACAGGATGAAGGGCAATGGGCTGAAGATGCAGCCTTCCGTCGACTGGCCGGACATGATCGCCTTCAAGCGAACATTCACCGACGCCATGCCGCCGCGCATCGAAGCGGGAATGGAAAAGGCAGGCATTGATGTATTGCATGGTGAAGCGCGGTTCACAGGCGCGGACAGTATCGAGCTGAATGGCGAAATCCTGCGCACGAAACATTTCCACATCGCCACCGGCGCACGGCCGATAACGCTGAACATTCCTGGCGAGGCGTATCTGACCACCAGCACCGAGTTTCTCGAACTAACCGAGCGGCCAGACCGGATCGCTTTTGTCGGCGGTGGCTTCATCGCCATGGAGTTCGCTCATATTTCCAGGCGCGCCGGCGCCAGCGAAGTTACTGTACTAGAAATGGCCGAGCGCCCCCTGGGCACCTTCGATGACGACCTGGTTGAGATACTTGTTGAGGGCACGGAAGAGCTTGGCATCGACTTGCGCACCAAGGCGAAAGTGCTGGCGATCGAGAAACAGGGCGAAGAATTTATCGTCACTGTGGACGGCGTGGGTGGTGCCGAAACCGTGACCTGCGATCTGGTGGTGCATGGCACGGGCCGGGTGCCAAATATTGACGGGCTGAACCTTGAGGCTGCCGGCGTCGAGTACACCCGCCGGGGCATTCAGGTGAACGCCTCAATGCGCACGAGCAATCTCGCGGTCTTCGCCGCCGGCGATTGCGTCGACAGCGGCCCCAACCTGACCCCGGTATCTGCCTTCGAGGGGCGTGTGGCGGGCAAGAACCTGCTAGCCGGAAAGGACGAGCGACAAGTCAAATACCCGCCGATTCCCTCGGTGGTTTTTACCTTGCCAATGGTTGCTAGCGTTGGCTTGTCAGAGGCTGCGGCCAGGAAAGAGGGTCTGAAGTTCGATACCCATTTCGAGAAGACCCATGACTGGTATTCGTCAATGCGCGTCGGCGCGCAGCGAACCGCGTACAAGGTGCTGGTCGAACAGGACACCGGAAAAATCCTGGGCGCACACCTGATCGGACCGGGGGCTGAGGAACAGATCAACCTTTTCGCCATGGCCATGCGTGCCGGTCAGACCGCCAATCAGATCAAGGCGATGATCTTCGCCTATCCCAGCTACGCCTCCGACATCGGGGCGATGGTGTGA
- a CDS encoding mercuric transporter MerT family protein: protein MTDTENSPANERRSRWLVAGGMLGAFLASSCCIVPLVLISLGVSGAWIGQLTALEPYKPLFLLVAIGFLAAGFWDVYFRKTSVCEDGSYCARPQSSVIKQVALWSGALVVLAALTIDVWAPLFY, encoded by the coding sequence ATGACAGATACCGAAAACAGCCCAGCAAATGAGCGTCGCTCAAGGTGGCTTGTTGCCGGTGGCATGCTGGGGGCATTCCTTGCATCATCCTGCTGCATCGTGCCGCTTGTGCTGATCAGTCTCGGTGTTTCCGGAGCGTGGATTGGCCAGTTGACGGCGCTGGAACCCTACAAGCCCCTTTTTCTTCTGGTCGCGATCGGATTTCTCGCGGCTGGATTCTGGGATGTCTATTTTCGAAAGACCAGTGTCTGCGAGGATGGTAGCTATTGCGCCCGTCCGCAGTCGTCAGTCATCAAGCAGGTCGCCCTGTGGAGCGGCGCGCTTGTCGTGCTGGCGGCCCTGACCATCGATGTATGGGCACCGTTATTTTACTAG
- a CDS encoding copper resistance protein B yields MMKPNLAAPLLLGFALYATGSAFAEDTNPTPPWDQADAIYGEDVMADARRDVLAEGGDQKSFYILFNQLEAQMSDEGDSLYWNGQAWYGGDINKLWFKSEGRASLNGEGVDDAEIQALYSRAVAPFWNVQAGVRYDIEPDSLAHGVVALNGLAPYWFEVDASAFLSEKGDVTARIEAEYELLLTQRLILQPRIEANLSAQDIPERETGAGLSTLDAGLRLRYEIRREFAPYVGVEWQSAFGETRDMIEAAGGKGDDIVFLVGLRTWY; encoded by the coding sequence ATGATGAAACCGAATTTGGCAGCCCCTCTACTCCTCGGCTTCGCGCTCTACGCGACCGGCAGCGCGTTCGCGGAAGACACTAATCCAACCCCGCCCTGGGATCAGGCCGACGCCATCTACGGCGAGGATGTAATGGCGGACGCTCGCCGGGACGTTCTTGCGGAAGGCGGAGACCAGAAGAGCTTCTACATCCTCTTCAACCAGCTCGAGGCCCAGATGTCTGACGAGGGCGACAGTTTGTACTGGAACGGACAGGCTTGGTATGGGGGCGATATCAACAAGCTCTGGTTCAAGAGCGAAGGCCGCGCCTCTCTGAATGGAGAGGGCGTGGATGATGCTGAGATCCAGGCACTCTATTCCCGCGCGGTTGCGCCTTTCTGGAATGTTCAGGCGGGCGTTCGCTACGACATCGAACCGGATAGTCTCGCGCATGGGGTCGTCGCACTGAATGGTCTGGCGCCCTACTGGTTCGAAGTCGACGCTTCCGCCTTTCTCAGTGAAAAAGGCGATGTAACGGCCCGCATTGAGGCTGAATATGAGTTGCTCCTGACCCAGCGGCTGATCTTGCAGCCTCGGATCGAAGCAAATCTCTCCGCGCAGGACATACCGGAAAGAGAAACGGGCGCGGGGCTCAGCACACTCGATGCCGGCTTGCGGCTTCGTTATGAAATTAGACGGGAGTTTGCGCCCTATGTCGGCGTCGAATGGCAAAGCGCCTTCGGCGAGACACGCGACATGATCGAGGCCGCAGGCGGTAAAGGCGACGATATCGTCTTTCTCGTGGGCCTGCGGACCTGGTATTAG
- the merA gene encoding mercury(II) reductase: MDRTVKTGDCCSVNETSGDSYDLIVIGAGSAGFSASISAAEAGRRVAMVGHGTIGGTCVNVGCVPSKAMIRAGEAVHGGISAARFPGIEPCAQGVDWPAVVKGTAELVDEMRQKKYIDLLPSYENITYIEEGAARLVEGGIEVGGRFIAAPKVLVATGSRPLLPDIDGIMTVEALDSWDLLTLPEQPESILVLGGGYIGCELAQMASRLGIKVTLVTRSRLLPGVEPEVAEALTDALKAEGVAVETGLSYRSVRRSDGGVTLTIERGGKPVTLFAQRLVATTGRVANSEDLGLREFGIETDARGSIKVGADMATTRPGVWAAGDVTDRDQFVYMAAYGAKVAANNALGLQDLRYDNAAMPWVVFTDPQVAGVGLSEVQAKAAGHDVKTSVLTLDHVARAAVARDTRGVIKLVADAKTDRLLGGQMAAPEGSDAIQTLAMALKFGMTSKALGETIFPYLTTVEGLKLAAQTFDKDVAKLSCCAG; the protein is encoded by the coding sequence ATGGATCGAACCGTAAAGACAGGCGATTGCTGCTCCGTCAATGAGACCAGCGGCGACAGCTATGACCTCATTGTCATAGGTGCTGGCTCGGCCGGGTTTTCGGCTTCGATTAGCGCGGCCGAGGCCGGCAGGCGCGTGGCCATGGTCGGGCACGGCACAATCGGCGGCACCTGCGTCAATGTCGGCTGCGTGCCATCCAAAGCGATGATACGGGCCGGCGAAGCGGTGCATGGTGGCATATCGGCAGCACGGTTTCCGGGCATCGAGCCGTGCGCGCAAGGCGTGGACTGGCCGGCGGTCGTCAAGGGCACGGCCGAACTGGTCGACGAAATGCGCCAGAAAAAATATATCGATTTGCTGCCTTCCTATGAGAATATCACCTATATCGAAGAAGGTGCCGCACGCCTGGTCGAGGGCGGGATTGAAGTCGGCGGCCGGTTCATCGCCGCGCCGAAGGTCCTGGTCGCCACAGGCTCGCGCCCGCTATTGCCGGACATTGATGGGATCATGACCGTGGAGGCGCTCGATTCTTGGGACCTTCTCACGTTGCCCGAACAGCCCGAGAGCATCCTGGTACTGGGCGGCGGCTATATCGGTTGCGAACTGGCGCAGATGGCGTCGCGGCTGGGTATCAAGGTTACGCTGGTCACGCGCTCGCGTCTTCTGCCCGGCGTGGAACCGGAAGTGGCCGAGGCGTTGACCGACGCGCTGAAGGCTGAGGGTGTCGCGGTCGAGACCGGCCTGTCCTACCGATCGGTGAGACGGAGTGACGGCGGCGTCACGCTGACAATCGAACGGGGTGGAAAGCCTGTGACCCTCTTCGCGCAGCGGCTTGTGGCCACCACAGGCCGGGTTGCCAATTCTGAAGACCTCGGCTTGCGCGAGTTCGGCATCGAGACCGATGCGCGCGGATCGATCAAGGTCGGAGCCGACATGGCCACAACACGGCCTGGCGTCTGGGCAGCGGGTGATGTCACCGATCGCGACCAGTTCGTCTACATGGCCGCTTATGGGGCCAAGGTGGCGGCCAACAATGCGCTCGGGCTTCAGGATTTGCGTTATGACAATGCGGCCATGCCCTGGGTCGTGTTCACCGATCCGCAGGTTGCCGGCGTCGGTCTTTCCGAGGTGCAGGCGAAGGCAGCCGGCCATGATGTCAAGACCAGCGTGCTGACGCTGGACCATGTGGCGCGCGCCGCCGTTGCCCGCGATACCCGCGGCGTCATCAAGCTGGTCGCGGATGCGAAGACCGACCGCCTTCTGGGCGGACAGATGGCGGCGCCCGAAGGGTCTGATGCGATTCAAACCCTGGCTATGGCGTTGAAGTTCGGCATGACGAGCAAGGCGCTTGGCGAGACAATTTTTCCATACCTGACAACTGTTGAAGGGTTAAAATTGGCGGCACAGACGTTCGACAAGGACGTGGCGAAGCTTTCATGCTGCGCAGGCTGA
- a CDS encoding copper resistance system multicopper oxidase, whose translation MLNRRHMLQTVLGTGAAWGASTLLPAWAKSSSNGNLGVPSLSGTRFDLEIGQFPVRLNGKAGMATGINGTLPGPLLRLREGDDVTMNVTNRLAEDTSIHWHGLLVPFHMDGVPGVSFPGIEPGETFKYQFKVPQNGTYWYHSHSGLQEQLGHYGPIVIDPAGTDPVAYDREYVLVLSDWSFTHPHRIFDKLKKNAESLNFNRPTLWNPTGLGGMWGQMRMSPRDLADVTGETYTYLINGHSTADNFNMVFQPGERVRLRIINASAMTLFNVRLPGLPMTVVQADGLNVQPVETDEFQMGVAETYDVIIAPTEARAYAFVAESIDRSGQAVATLGPRAGMRADAPALRAVPMLTMRDMGMAHGDMAGMSGMEGMDHSPGTSMDMDMSDHAMKGHDMGTMFMQPDPNGAAVQPVKIEADIERGPGVAKVSGVTMSRLGEPGLGLDDVPHRTLTYNQLRALDMNEDHRPPGREIVIHLTSNMERYMWSFDGVKFSEVTESIKFYEGERVRLTLVNDTMMPHPIHLHGMFFDLVNGGGHHMPRKHTVTVKPADRVSVDITAEHVGDWAFHCHLLYHMHAGMMQVVSVIPSTEAMPPAEKMPAGQMDMPMDHHGMNHGEGKS comes from the coding sequence ATGTTGAACAGACGACATATGCTGCAGACGGTGCTCGGCACCGGCGCAGCCTGGGGGGCAAGCACCCTCCTGCCAGCTTGGGCAAAATCTTCCAGCAACGGGAACCTTGGTGTGCCCTCACTTTCGGGCACGCGCTTCGACCTCGAAATTGGGCAGTTCCCGGTCAGGCTCAACGGCAAAGCCGGTATGGCAACCGGAATCAATGGCACACTTCCCGGTCCGCTCTTGCGGTTGCGCGAGGGCGATGACGTCACAATGAACGTCACCAACCGGCTTGCCGAAGACACCTCGATCCATTGGCACGGACTGCTTGTCCCCTTCCATATGGACGGCGTGCCGGGCGTCAGCTTCCCGGGCATCGAACCAGGCGAAACGTTCAAATATCAATTCAAGGTGCCGCAAAATGGCACTTACTGGTATCACTCCCATTCTGGTCTACAGGAACAACTCGGCCATTACGGTCCGATCGTCATAGATCCGGCAGGTACAGACCCAGTCGCTTATGACAGGGAGTATGTGCTCGTCCTAAGCGACTGGAGCTTCACACATCCGCACCGGATCTTCGACAAGCTGAAGAAGAATGCCGAGAGCCTGAACTTCAACCGGCCTACCCTGTGGAACCCAACCGGACTTGGCGGCATGTGGGGGCAGATGCGAATGAGCCCGCGCGATCTCGCAGACGTGACCGGCGAAACCTACACCTACCTGATCAATGGCCATTCGACGGCCGATAATTTCAATATGGTCTTCCAGCCGGGCGAGCGGGTTCGCCTGCGCATTATCAACGCCTCCGCCATGACCCTCTTCAATGTCCGCCTCCCGGGCTTGCCGATGACCGTGGTCCAGGCCGACGGCCTGAATGTCCAGCCGGTTGAGACCGACGAATTCCAGATGGGCGTGGCCGAGACGTATGATGTCATCATCGCGCCAACCGAAGCGCGCGCCTACGCCTTTGTTGCCGAATCGATCGACCGCTCCGGCCAGGCCGTCGCCACGCTCGGACCGCGTGCCGGTATGCGGGCCGATGCGCCTGCGCTTCGAGCCGTGCCGATGCTGACCATGCGGGACATGGGAATGGCCCATGGAGACATGGCGGGCATGTCAGGCATGGAGGGCATGGATCACAGTCCCGGCACCAGCATGGACATGGACATGTCGGATCACGCCATGAAAGGTCACGACATGGGCACCATGTTCATGCAGCCTGACCCCAACGGTGCGGCCGTCCAGCCCGTCAAGATCGAAGCAGATATAGAGCGCGGCCCCGGTGTCGCAAAGGTATCAGGCGTGACGATGAGCCGACTGGGCGAACCCGGACTCGGGCTTGATGATGTCCCCCACCGCACGCTCACCTATAACCAGCTTCGCGCGCTCGACATGAATGAGGACCATCGCCCGCCTGGCCGCGAAATTGTCATTCACCTGACGTCGAACATGGAACGCTATATGTGGTCGTTCGACGGTGTAAAATTCTCCGAGGTGACCGAGTCCATCAAGTTCTACGAGGGTGAGCGTGTTCGCCTGACGCTCGTAAACGATACGATGATGCCACACCCGATCCATTTGCACGGCATGTTCTTCGATCTCGTGAATGGCGGTGGTCATCACATGCCCCGCAAGCACACAGTGACGGTCAAGCCTGCAGACAGGGTCAGCGTCGACATCACCGCAGAACATGTCGGTGACTGGGCGTTCCACTGCCATCTGCTTTACCATATGCATGCTGGCATGATGCAGGTCGTCAGCGTCATTCCATCGACAGAAGCTATGCCACCAGCCGAAAAAATGCCGGCAGGTCAGATGGATATGCCCATGGACCATCACGGCATGAACCATGGGGAGGGAAAATCATGA
- a CDS encoding acyltransferase family protein: MSNVANQSGLWADPLFGANHFTLLRWGLALGVVVGHAWLITTGYEPTRIHDWTLSYLAVNGFFILSGLLIAKSLEMRKDVKGYARSRLLRIYPALIVLMLALLFFFGPAFSNPGGIRYLVDSEPWTYVLRVLLMGDPLSAPGGVFGMSSDPVFNGALWTIRYEMLAYVLAGIGFFSGFLKNRWRVLTSLLISQLFYLVLQHASILNDAPDGVVALFRFTTAFLLGMTLWHFPVLRRAGWLSICVAIGSFLLLGRTPIGETLANITLAAGLMHFGLVRSASRTIATMPDYSYGIYIWHYPVLQSVLLLNPDMHPVALLAVSAPPVILAAAASWHVIEKPALQLKKRRRTTGRLGER, encoded by the coding sequence ATGTCAAACGTTGCAAACCAGTCGGGTTTGTGGGCGGACCCGCTCTTTGGGGCGAACCATTTCACGTTATTGCGTTGGGGACTGGCTCTCGGCGTGGTTGTCGGTCATGCATGGCTGATCACCACCGGGTATGAACCAACGCGCATTCATGACTGGACGCTCAGTTATCTCGCAGTGAACGGGTTTTTCATTTTGTCCGGGCTACTGATCGCGAAGAGTCTGGAAATGCGCAAGGATGTGAAGGGCTACGCACGGTCCAGGCTTCTAAGGATTTATCCGGCGCTCATCGTGCTCATGTTGGCCCTTCTTTTCTTTTTCGGACCTGCGTTTAGCAACCCGGGCGGAATTCGCTACCTAGTTGATTCGGAACCTTGGACTTACGTTCTCCGTGTCCTATTGATGGGAGACCCCCTGAGCGCGCCGGGCGGCGTATTTGGAATGTCATCAGACCCGGTCTTTAATGGGGCTCTTTGGACAATCCGTTACGAAATGCTTGCCTATGTCTTGGCGGGGATTGGGTTTTTCAGCGGATTTCTGAAAAATCGGTGGCGGGTGCTGACGTCGCTTCTGATTTCGCAACTTTTTTATTTGGTACTGCAACATGCGTCGATCCTGAATGATGCGCCCGACGGCGTTGTCGCACTCTTTCGGTTCACCACCGCTTTTTTGTTGGGCATGACGCTATGGCACTTTCCGGTTTTGCGACGTGCGGGATGGCTTTCAATATGCGTTGCGATAGGCAGTTTTCTGCTTCTTGGCCGCACCCCGATCGGTGAAACACTTGCAAATATCACGCTCGCCGCCGGATTGATGCACTTCGGCCTGGTACGAAGCGCCTCCCGCACAATCGCGACCATGCCGGACTATTCCTACGGGATATATATCTGGCATTATCCAGTCCTACAGAGCGTTTTGCTCCTTAATCCCGACATGCATCCTGTTGCCCTGCTCGCCGTGTCCGCGCCGCCAGTGATCCTTGCGGCGGCGGCGTCATGGCACGTGATCGAGAAACCGGCGCTGCAGTTGAAAAAGAGGAGACGAACTACTGGAAGGCTCGGCGAAAGGTAA
- the merF gene encoding mercury resistance system transport protein MerF, producing MSKWTDRKLLITGLAGTVIAALCCFTPILVVLLGAVGLSAVLGWIDYVLLPALALFIALTVYAVWRRQKRPCSPDGNQS from the coding sequence ATGTCAAAATGGACTGACCGAAAACTGCTGATAACGGGCCTGGCCGGTACCGTCATTGCGGCACTTTGCTGTTTCACACCAATACTCGTGGTGCTGCTTGGCGCTGTGGGCCTGTCGGCAGTGCTGGGCTGGATCGACTATGTGCTATTGCCCGCGCTTGCCCTGTTCATTGCGCTGACGGTCTATGCTGTCTGGCGCAGGCAGAAGCGGCCATGCAGCCCTGACGGAAACCAATCATGA
- a CDS encoding nuclear transport factor 2 family protein — MGGFIEPNIHPVLVHFTYALGTSAALAYAAGLLVPVGRWRDSLRPAADWMLALAALAVLATIAAGFQAYYSVAHDAPSHEAMTTHRNWAVLTGLALLTLAGWRWLRKAASPGPVFTISALAVAGLLTITAWWGGTIVYKYGLGVQSLPEASGPGHDHDHGGGAGHGDQGTVDSTDDHQDAHGESPSDTMDGSSASGDGHDHDHSDGAADREMSGTVPAGHDNSDGHHDTKPVSTDEQAILDIMAAIETGWETGDGELFRQNFLDWSGARYFESGGENTGLLDLVENHVEPEKDTIPDLELDFSNIDVQFEGSDFAWAVADTAISGTFSSNGERLERIGKQTVLFRKVAGTWQVIHTHSSSRAPRP; from the coding sequence ATGGGCGGTTTCATAGAACCCAATATTCACCCCGTGCTGGTGCATTTTACCTATGCCCTCGGCACATCTGCAGCCTTGGCATATGCGGCTGGTCTCCTGGTACCTGTAGGCCGCTGGCGCGACAGTCTTCGACCGGCCGCTGACTGGATGCTGGCATTGGCTGCCTTGGCGGTTCTGGCCACCATCGCGGCCGGTTTCCAGGCCTATTACAGCGTTGCTCACGATGCGCCGTCCCATGAAGCGATGACAACCCATCGCAACTGGGCTGTTCTCACGGGCCTCGCCTTACTGACCCTCGCTGGTTGGCGCTGGCTGAGAAAGGCCGCGTCGCCCGGCCCTGTATTTACGATCAGCGCCCTGGCGGTGGCAGGTCTTTTGACGATTACAGCGTGGTGGGGAGGCACAATTGTCTACAAGTACGGACTTGGCGTGCAGAGCCTCCCTGAAGCCAGCGGGCCAGGCCACGATCATGATCATGGCGGCGGGGCCGGTCATGGCGACCAAGGCACGGTGGATTCAACAGACGATCATCAAGACGCTCACGGAGAGTCTCCATCCGACACGATGGACGGATCATCGGCGAGCGGCGATGGACATGATCACGACCATTCCGACGGTGCAGCTGATCGAGAAATGTCAGGCACGGTCCCCGCCGGACACGACAACTCCGACGGCCATCATGACACCAAACCGGTCTCGACTGATGAACAGGCGATCCTGGATATCATGGCCGCGATCGAAACCGGTTGGGAGACCGGCGATGGCGAACTGTTCCGGCAGAACTTTCTCGACTGGTCAGGCGCCCGGTACTTTGAATCAGGCGGCGAGAATACTGGCCTGCTCGACCTTGTCGAAAATCATGTCGAGCCCGAAAAAGATACCATTCCGGATCTCGAACTCGACTTCTCGAATATAGATGTGCAATTCGAGGGAAGTGACTTTGCATGGGCTGTCGCGGACACAGCGATCAGTGGCACGTTCAGCTCAAATGGCGAACGCCTGGAGCGTATCGGGAAACAAACGGTGCTGTTCCGCAAGGTCGCCGGCACCTGGCAGGTTATTCACACGCACTCGTCCTCCCGTGCGCCGCGGCCCTGA
- a CDS encoding cation diffusion facilitator family transporter — MSHAHEHDSLDPKSGDRRVSIAIWANALLTVGQVVGGILSGSLALIADALHNFSDMASLVIAFAARKIARRPADERMTFGYGRIEIVAALINYTSLIIIGLYLIYEGVMRIIDPPAVGGWTIVILGGVALVIDTLTALLTYSMQKGSVNIRALFLHNLSDALASVAVVAGGTLILLYDWRLVDPLVTIGIAVYILYLSFREIGGPIHMLMLGSPPEIDNAAVVEAMRSVDGVADVHHVHLWQMQEHETALDCHVVVSEQNWSSIEIIKAAIKERLNQRFGIGHSSLEFEHEDHVHRNADVYGHSNSQRKA; from the coding sequence ATGAGCCACGCACATGAACATGACAGCCTTGATCCCAAAAGCGGTGATCGCCGGGTCTCCATTGCTATCTGGGCAAACGCACTACTAACCGTTGGGCAGGTTGTCGGGGGGATTCTCTCTGGCAGCCTCGCGCTCATCGCCGATGCTCTGCACAATTTCTCTGATATGGCGTCGCTCGTCATCGCGTTCGCTGCGCGCAAGATTGCGCGGCGACCGGCTGATGAGCGGATGACCTTTGGGTATGGCCGCATCGAGATCGTCGCAGCCCTGATCAATTATACATCTTTGATCATCATCGGCCTCTATCTGATCTATGAGGGTGTCATGCGGATCATTGATCCCCCCGCCGTTGGCGGCTGGACGATCGTTATTCTTGGCGGTGTTGCGCTGGTCATCGATACGCTGACAGCCCTCCTGACCTATTCGATGCAGAAAGGGAGCGTGAATATCCGGGCGCTCTTCCTTCACAACCTTTCGGATGCACTCGCATCGGTAGCCGTGGTTGCAGGCGGAACGCTCATCCTCCTCTATGACTGGAGACTGGTCGATCCGCTCGTGACGATCGGTATCGCGGTATACATTCTCTATCTGTCGTTCCGTGAAATTGGCGGGCCGATCCATATGTTGATGCTGGGTAGCCCACCCGAGATCGACAATGCCGCCGTCGTGGAAGCGATGCGAAGTGTCGATGGCGTTGCGGACGTTCACCACGTGCATCTCTGGCAAATGCAGGAACACGAGACGGCGCTCGACTGTCACGTCGTTGTGTCTGAACAAAACTGGTCGAGCATCGAGATCATCAAGGCGGCAATCAAGGAGCGTTTGAATCAGCGCTTCGGTATTGGTCATTCAAGCCTTGAGTTCGAGCACGAAGATCATGTCCACCGAAACGCCGATGTTTACGGGCATTCGAATTCTCAGCGAAAGGCGTGA
- a CDS encoding MerR family transcriptional regulator → MAITSPRAALKRAELAGRLGCNLETIRYYEKIGLLPDPARTASGHRLYSNGDQVRLRFILRARSLGFSVEDVRSLLGINDGRPSCAEVSALAEAHRGDIRKRIADLRQMDRRLGEIMAGCTGAETPDCALTDKLFEDR, encoded by the coding sequence ATGGCCATCACATCGCCGCGAGCAGCACTCAAACGGGCTGAACTGGCCGGGCGGCTCGGCTGCAATCTTGAAACGATCCGCTATTATGAAAAGATCGGCCTGCTGCCCGATCCAGCCCGCACTGCCAGTGGCCACCGGCTGTATTCGAATGGGGACCAGGTACGGCTGCGTTTCATATTGCGGGCCCGCAGTCTCGGCTTCTCGGTGGAAGATGTACGCTCACTGCTTGGCATCAATGATGGCAGGCCGAGCTGCGCAGAGGTCAGTGCGCTGGCAGAAGCACATCGTGGCGATATCCGCAAACGCATCGCCGATCTGAGACAAATGGATCGGCGGCTCGGCGAGATCATGGCTGGTTGCACCGGCGCTGAAACACCTGATTGCGCACTCACCGACAAACTGTTCGAAGACCGCTGA
- a CDS encoding heavy-metal-associated domain-containing protein, with translation MKRTWMIAGLAGLALAGGLAVASAQNAPDASVEVEQATARLTIENMTCATCPIAVRKAMMRVEGVKSVDIDYAARTAEVVYDTAAATPEAIAAASTDVGYPASVTDG, from the coding sequence ATGAAACGAACATGGATGATCGCCGGACTGGCAGGTCTGGCACTCGCGGGGGGGCTCGCAGTCGCCAGCGCGCAGAATGCTCCGGATGCTTCGGTGGAGGTCGAACAGGCGACAGCCCGTTTGACCATCGAAAACATGACCTGCGCGACATGTCCGATTGCTGTCAGGAAAGCGATGATGCGTGTCGAGGGCGTTAAATCTGTCGATATCGATTATGCGGCCAGGACCGCAGAGGTGGTTTACGATACGGCGGCGGCAACCCCCGAGGCGATCGCTGCCGCTTCAACCGATGTAGGATACCCGGCAAGCGTTACGGACGGTTGA